Proteins from a genomic interval of Actinoalloteichus hymeniacidonis:
- a CDS encoding PglY protein, whose translation MSTQYLRDVIALPESVHSGDFKVELSGGFGKTAERVEQYVVTDQLRDAFRRALSIVRAAFRDGSSHAAYLHGSFGSGKSHFLTVLHAVLNNDPAARAKPGLQPVIAENESWMSGKRFLMVPYHLVGAKDIDAALLGGYVDHVRRELPDAPQPAVYRSDAMLDDARRIRETVGDEQFAAMLGSSSQPAGAGGGAKDVKVITKGGSKKLSWDSSTLDAAFAAPQGSDERNALVSALLSGPMSSYSKNVSGDEAKFIPLDDGLSVISRHARDLGYDGLVLFLDELILWLQAKMSDQVFVNEQVQKLVKLIESGNADRAVPIVSFISRQRDLSQLVGDDIAGKDVKNLEAQVHYLAERFDTVTIEDSSLPAIIKERVLKPLPGGREVLDAAFASIESTKAADRETLLDAAGATGATWDDFRAVYPISPVLLNVLVALSGALQRERTGLKLLQEMLYRRRADMKVGELIPLGDLWDVLIDNSGDAFTDRLKGEATAARRFYDKARKHIEGKYPPESADFLAADRIVKTLLLAALAPSVPALSRLTGARLNALNHGSIRTRTVSPGSKAVQILRDMQAEFGELRSEHEENPVFRLVLSDMEIEPLLDQVDEQDSLGERRKWIKRQLFRELGVGDVDDAVSDREVVWRGTRRTAEFLFANVRDENELPATAFEPSVPGRIRIVVDYPFDDADKSPAFDAARVNQLRRDKVVAPTVVWLPHFLSTQKGQQLGRLLKIRYLLDKGRLATFAGTMSEDSRMKMRHQLQANADNLESQLVATLRGLYGIAGIDENAVSKRVGDDGHLMSLLPDHQPRPLAGAGFEQNVLAIADGLFDQLHPKHPDFDVNRNRKAVTLGELRTVYGWIARAAENGGRVVVDSKNLALVRRIVHPLGLGEVADGPLNLRSEWRRRIEQAAAQDGVTGDFPVDRIRTWIKNAGFTGMDNAVMGLVIATYALQSDRAWLINGSPLAEPPSLDKIGLGHALRAQELPTAEEFARARERLSSIFGATVPDTLSARNVAALAEIVRSKAQETEEALAQVRHTLDRHRDDLGIAVDADRIVSTRDASDLVARVVRAEGPTSLVRELVGASYGTTDVVLGSVIASAGQLASVFNTVEWQLVTSVRSLVGREAPIGNCAERLIDGLLETASASQWTRDLGPVLQQFRGAALDLIQEAMRLDNPPPTPPQPTTGTVNQVTPPESGSGADGVSAKRVKGSAVESQLRALLDAVQDEIRAHSQAHPGVEVEITWRVVGNERDQ comes from the coding sequence ATGAGCACGCAGTATCTTCGTGACGTCATCGCCCTCCCGGAGTCGGTGCACTCCGGGGATTTCAAGGTCGAGCTCTCCGGCGGGTTCGGCAAGACCGCCGAGCGGGTCGAGCAGTACGTCGTCACCGACCAGCTTCGGGATGCGTTCCGGCGAGCGCTGTCGATCGTGCGGGCGGCGTTCCGTGACGGCAGCTCGCACGCGGCCTACCTGCACGGGTCGTTCGGTTCCGGTAAGAGCCACTTCCTGACCGTGCTGCACGCCGTCCTCAACAACGACCCGGCCGCCCGCGCCAAACCCGGGCTGCAGCCGGTCATCGCCGAGAACGAGTCGTGGATGTCGGGCAAGCGGTTCCTCATGGTGCCGTACCACTTGGTGGGGGCGAAGGACATCGACGCCGCGTTGCTTGGCGGCTACGTCGACCACGTGCGCCGTGAACTCCCGGACGCGCCGCAGCCCGCTGTCTACCGGTCCGACGCGATGCTCGACGACGCGCGCCGCATCCGGGAGACCGTCGGCGACGAGCAGTTCGCCGCGATGCTCGGTTCCTCGTCGCAGCCGGCCGGTGCCGGTGGTGGCGCCAAGGACGTCAAAGTCATCACCAAGGGCGGGTCGAAGAAACTCTCGTGGGATTCGTCCACCCTGGACGCCGCGTTCGCCGCGCCCCAGGGCAGCGACGAACGTAACGCACTGGTGTCGGCGCTGCTGTCCGGCCCGATGTCGTCGTATAGCAAGAACGTCAGCGGCGACGAGGCCAAGTTCATCCCGCTCGATGACGGGCTGTCGGTCATCTCCCGGCACGCCCGCGACCTCGGCTACGACGGCCTTGTCCTTTTCCTCGACGAACTGATCCTGTGGCTGCAGGCCAAGATGAGCGACCAGGTGTTCGTCAACGAGCAGGTCCAGAAGCTCGTCAAGCTCATCGAGTCCGGCAACGCGGATCGGGCCGTGCCGATCGTGTCGTTCATCTCGCGACAGCGTGACCTCTCGCAACTCGTCGGTGACGACATTGCCGGCAAGGATGTGAAGAACCTCGAAGCGCAGGTGCATTATCTGGCGGAGCGGTTCGACACCGTCACCATCGAGGACTCCAGCCTCCCCGCGATTATCAAGGAGCGCGTGCTGAAGCCGCTTCCCGGCGGGCGGGAAGTCCTCGACGCCGCTTTCGCGTCGATCGAGTCCACCAAGGCCGCCGACCGCGAGACACTCCTGGACGCGGCAGGAGCGACCGGCGCCACCTGGGACGACTTCCGTGCGGTGTACCCGATCTCGCCGGTGCTACTCAACGTGCTCGTCGCGCTGTCCGGGGCGCTGCAGCGCGAACGCACCGGGCTCAAGCTGCTGCAGGAGATGCTGTACCGGCGGCGTGCGGACATGAAGGTCGGTGAGTTGATCCCGCTCGGGGACCTCTGGGACGTGCTCATCGACAATAGCGGGGACGCGTTTACTGACCGGCTCAAGGGCGAAGCCACCGCCGCCCGCCGGTTCTATGACAAGGCCCGCAAACACATCGAAGGGAAATACCCGCCCGAGAGCGCGGACTTCCTCGCCGCAGACCGGATCGTCAAGACGCTGCTGCTCGCCGCTCTGGCGCCGAGCGTGCCCGCGCTGAGCCGGCTCACCGGGGCGCGGCTCAACGCCCTCAACCACGGCTCGATCCGCACCCGCACCGTCTCGCCAGGGTCGAAGGCAGTGCAGATCCTGCGGGACATGCAGGCTGAGTTCGGCGAACTGCGTTCGGAGCATGAGGAGAACCCGGTGTTCCGGCTCGTGCTGTCCGACATGGAAATCGAGCCGCTGCTCGACCAGGTCGACGAGCAGGACTCCCTCGGTGAACGCCGGAAGTGGATCAAGCGGCAGTTGTTCCGGGAGCTCGGAGTCGGCGACGTCGACGACGCAGTCTCGGACCGCGAGGTCGTGTGGCGGGGGACGCGGCGGACCGCCGAGTTTTTGTTCGCCAACGTGCGTGACGAGAACGAGCTGCCCGCCACGGCGTTCGAGCCGAGCGTTCCGGGGCGGATCCGGATCGTGGTGGACTATCCGTTCGACGACGCCGACAAATCCCCGGCCTTCGATGCGGCGCGCGTCAACCAGCTGCGGCGGGACAAGGTCGTCGCCCCGACGGTCGTGTGGCTGCCGCACTTCCTCTCCACGCAGAAGGGGCAGCAGCTCGGCAGGCTGCTCAAGATCCGGTATCTGCTGGACAAGGGTCGGTTGGCGACGTTTGCGGGGACGATGTCCGAGGACTCGCGAATGAAGATGCGGCACCAACTGCAGGCCAACGCCGACAACCTGGAGAGCCAGCTCGTTGCGACCCTGCGCGGCCTCTACGGCATCGCGGGGATCGACGAGAACGCGGTGAGCAAGCGGGTCGGCGACGACGGGCATCTCATGTCGCTGCTGCCCGACCACCAGCCGCGTCCCCTCGCCGGGGCCGGCTTCGAGCAGAACGTACTTGCGATCGCCGACGGGCTGTTCGACCAGCTCCATCCCAAGCACCCGGACTTCGACGTCAACCGCAACCGCAAGGCTGTCACCCTCGGCGAGCTACGGACGGTGTACGGGTGGATCGCGCGGGCCGCCGAAAACGGGGGCCGGGTGGTCGTCGACTCGAAGAATCTGGCTCTGGTGCGGCGGATCGTGCACCCCCTGGGGCTAGGGGAGGTCGCCGACGGGCCGCTCAACCTCCGCTCCGAATGGCGGCGCCGCATCGAGCAGGCCGCCGCGCAGGATGGCGTCACCGGGGACTTCCCAGTCGACAGAATCCGCACCTGGATCAAGAACGCCGGATTCACCGGCATGGACAACGCCGTCATGGGGCTGGTGATCGCGACCTACGCGCTGCAGTCCGACCGGGCGTGGCTGATCAACGGATCACCCCTCGCGGAGCCACCGAGCCTCGACAAGATCGGGCTCGGGCACGCTCTGCGAGCGCAGGAGCTGCCTACGGCCGAGGAGTTCGCCCGGGCCCGTGAGAGGTTGTCGTCGATTTTCGGGGCGACCGTGCCCGACACGTTGTCGGCGCGGAACGTGGCGGCACTGGCCGAGATAGTGCGGTCGAAGGCTCAGGAGACCGAGGAGGCCCTCGCCCAAGTCCGGCACACGCTCGACCGGCATCGGGATGATCTCGGCATCGCCGTCGACGCGGATCGGATCGTGTCCACCCGGGACGCATCCGACCTCGTCGCGCGGGTCGTGCGTGCCGAAGGTCCGACCTCACTCGTACGGGAACTGGTCGGTGCCTCCTACGGCACCACCGACGTCGTGCTCGGGTCGGTGATCGCCTCGGCCGGGCAGCTCGCCTCGGTGTTCAACACCGTCGAATGGCAGCTCGTCACATCAGTGCGGTCCCTGGTCGGCCGGGAAGCACCGATCGGGAACTGCGCGGAACGCCTCATCGACGGACTGCTCGAGACCGCCTCGGCCAGCCAGTGGACCAGGGACCTCGGGCCCGTGCTACAGCAGTTCCGAGGGGCCGCGCTGGACCTCATCCAAGAGGCAATGCGGCTGGACAACCCGCCGCCGACCCCTCCACAGCCGACGACCGGGACGGTAAACCAGGTCACTCCGCCGGAATCAGGCTCCGGTGCCGACGGGGTGAGCGCCAAGCGGGTCAAGGGCAGCGCCGTCGAGTCCCAGCTGCGCGCGCTGCTCGACGCCGTCCAGGACGAGATCCGCGCGCATTCCCAGGCCCACCCCGGCGTCGAGGTCGAGATCACCTGGCGCGTCGTCGGAAACGAGCGTGATCAATGA
- the pglZ gene encoding BREX-2 system phosphatase PglZ, translating to MTAPPTVDRRVIEALVKEQLQYAKDRRLLLVYARYDDPVTTFVLTDERRRRVYVDDQHSVLGMAEAWRRHLDEHASDDDVLVLTTSVPDDQLGWDLRAYAVKRSVRDVDRARIVAQRFGAKGVDARVRSEEWLVDGLLDAEPVDGWPRAGSVLTRDHAIRALIGARLGLSLDGGIDPGSLLEWSRTSSASRFAELAGAERDGIAAWLTDAVGSAATVLLRLVDQGKAADAMPLGVVAAVATGPNPPVEAGLALGGLLGGVHGPQLRAFTEAVRGTLERWMGQIEHPRHGDAARRRVLEIAERADELAARAGLSEALRDDTFVPSAFTARLRALGTAVSGPGAAIVEAERALNAVGDHVVARLRPDRVRAAEMAVRLLRWSREPDVDTKSVAADITRYVTDTAWVDRGLQALWHGDPSGDLVVGQAYRVLWQEVRQRRDRLDEGFAQRLATWAPHASAVGSDGVLLIEQVLPEVAAPVARRAAPLIVVLDGMSAAIAARLGEELTEWTEVSPEPRRVAAVATIPSVTQISRASLLSATVTDGGQDVEKTGFEKFWRGRKRSDARLFHKAEIAGGAGTWFSQELYEALSVPERVVGVVLNTIDDALDDGKEGDRAEWRVDDVTYLRVLLDSARSYQRPVVLVSDHGHVLDRGGPQTQASSVESARWRRGTPGDGELALAGPRVVPGALVAPWREDIRYTRRKAGYHGGASLAEMTVPVLVLVPSLEYLPDQWHVVPRERSEPAWWSGRTVHAEPEPTPVAAPTTAPTKKAAKNKPAPETDLFTVDPSAAEVAVPPVSLGERVVASDVYERQRILVPRAPERKSVAAVIDALVAADGRASTTAVVAVAGRAARRPEGFVRMIERLLNVDGYPILSIEDGGTTVRLDVALLQVQFGVES from the coding sequence ATGACCGCACCACCCACAGTCGACCGGCGGGTGATCGAGGCGCTGGTCAAGGAACAGCTGCAGTACGCGAAGGATCGGCGGCTGCTGTTGGTCTACGCCCGCTACGACGACCCGGTCACGACCTTCGTGCTCACCGACGAGCGTCGGCGGCGGGTGTACGTCGATGACCAGCACTCAGTGCTGGGGATGGCCGAGGCGTGGCGGCGGCATCTCGACGAGCACGCGTCCGACGACGATGTGCTGGTGCTCACCACGAGCGTGCCCGACGACCAGCTCGGCTGGGACCTGCGGGCGTATGCGGTGAAGCGGTCGGTGCGCGACGTGGACCGGGCGCGGATCGTGGCGCAGCGTTTCGGCGCCAAGGGCGTGGACGCGCGGGTGCGCTCGGAGGAGTGGCTCGTCGACGGCCTCCTTGACGCCGAGCCGGTCGACGGTTGGCCGCGAGCCGGTTCGGTGCTCACTCGCGACCACGCGATCCGCGCGCTCATCGGTGCGAGGCTCGGGCTCTCGCTCGACGGGGGGATCGACCCCGGATCGCTGCTGGAATGGTCGCGGACCTCCTCGGCAAGCCGGTTCGCCGAACTCGCGGGGGCTGAGCGGGACGGGATCGCCGCGTGGCTCACCGACGCCGTCGGGAGCGCGGCGACGGTGCTGCTGCGGCTGGTCGATCAGGGCAAGGCGGCCGACGCGATGCCGCTGGGTGTCGTGGCCGCGGTGGCGACCGGGCCGAATCCGCCGGTCGAGGCGGGCCTCGCGCTGGGCGGGTTGCTCGGAGGTGTGCACGGGCCACAGCTGCGGGCGTTCACCGAGGCCGTCCGCGGCACCCTCGAACGCTGGATGGGCCAGATCGAGCATCCGCGACACGGCGACGCGGCACGGCGCCGGGTACTGGAGATCGCCGAGCGGGCCGACGAACTCGCCGCCAGAGCCGGCCTATCCGAGGCCTTGCGGGACGACACGTTCGTGCCCTCGGCGTTCACCGCACGGCTCCGAGCATTGGGAACGGCCGTGTCCGGACCGGGTGCCGCGATCGTCGAGGCCGAGCGGGCGCTGAACGCGGTCGGGGATCACGTGGTCGCGCGGCTGCGCCCAGACCGGGTGCGGGCCGCGGAGATGGCGGTACGGCTGTTGCGCTGGTCGCGCGAGCCCGATGTGGACACGAAGTCCGTGGCCGCGGACATCACGCGCTACGTCACCGACACGGCGTGGGTCGATCGGGGGCTGCAGGCGCTCTGGCACGGCGACCCCAGCGGCGACCTGGTCGTGGGGCAGGCGTATCGGGTGCTGTGGCAAGAGGTGCGGCAGCGGCGGGATCGCCTTGATGAGGGGTTCGCGCAGCGGCTGGCGACGTGGGCGCCGCACGCGAGCGCCGTCGGATCCGACGGCGTGCTGCTGATCGAGCAGGTGCTGCCCGAGGTCGCGGCTCCGGTCGCGCGCCGCGCCGCGCCGCTGATCGTCGTGCTCGACGGAATGAGCGCCGCCATCGCCGCCCGGCTCGGCGAGGAACTCACCGAGTGGACTGAGGTCAGCCCCGAACCGCGGCGGGTCGCGGCCGTCGCGACGATTCCGTCGGTGACACAGATCAGCCGCGCGAGCCTGTTGAGTGCGACCGTCACCGACGGTGGGCAGGACGTCGAGAAGACCGGGTTCGAGAAGTTCTGGCGTGGACGCAAACGTTCCGACGCCCGCCTGTTCCACAAGGCCGAGATCGCCGGTGGCGCTGGCACGTGGTTCTCCCAGGAGCTGTACGAGGCGCTGTCCGTGCCGGAACGGGTCGTCGGGGTCGTGCTTAACACGATCGACGACGCCCTCGACGATGGGAAGGAGGGCGACCGGGCCGAGTGGCGGGTCGACGACGTCACCTACCTTCGCGTGCTGCTCGATTCCGCCCGCTCCTATCAGCGGCCGGTCGTGCTTGTCTCTGACCACGGGCACGTCCTCGACCGTGGCGGGCCGCAGACCCAGGCCAGCAGCGTCGAATCCGCTCGCTGGCGACGCGGAACGCCCGGTGACGGGGAGCTCGCGCTCGCCGGTCCGCGGGTCGTCCCCGGTGCATTGGTGGCGCCGTGGCGGGAGGACATCCGCTACACGCGACGCAAAGCCGGCTATCACGGTGGCGCGTCCCTGGCCGAGATGACGGTGCCGGTGTTGGTGTTGGTGCCGAGTCTGGAATACCTGCCCGATCAGTGGCACGTGGTACCGAGGGAACGCAGCGAACCCGCGTGGTGGAGCGGACGGACCGTCCACGCCGAACCTGAGCCGACACCGGTCGCCGCGCCCACGACAGCTCCAACGAAGAAGGCGGCGAAGAACAAACCCGCGCCCGAGACTGATCTGTTCACTGTGGACCCTTCAGCTGCTGAGGTGGCAGTGCCACCCGTGTCGTTGGGCGAACGCGTCGTTGCCAGCGATGTCTACGAGCGCCAGCGGATACTCGTTCCGCGTGCACCGGAACGGAAGTCGGTCGCCGCGGTCATCGATGCGCTCGTGGCCGCTGACGGCCGCGCCAGCACCACCGCCGTCGTCGCCGTCGCCGGGCGGGCCGCCCGGCGACCCGAGGGCTTCGTGCGCATGATCGAGCGGTTGCTCAATGTCGACGGCTATCCGATCTTGTCCATCGAGGACGGAGGAACCACGGTGCGCCTCGACGTGGCGCTGCTGCAGGTCCAGTTCGGAGTCGAGTCGTGA
- the brxD gene encoding BREX system ATP-binding protein BrxD produces MSVVSEARRRDVIDALRRGTVPQAGLDLLAVGLDRFAAAMGEDLDTAARGGAAFHAVRGEYGSGKTFFSRWLAESAKRRGMAAAEIQISETETPLHRLETVYRRLTERLTTAAHRPSALRAVVDSWFYTLEEQILDAGEIDPDDTATLGGAVDALLEQRLADVARTTPAFAAALRGYRQSMDTGDTVTAEALIAWLGGQKSVAASARRAAGVRGDLDHFAALGFLQGLLTVLRDCGHPGLLLVLDETETLQRVRGDVREKGLNALRQLLDEIDAGRFPGLFLILTGTPAFFDGRQGAQRLPPLAQRLATDFTTDARFDSPRAVQLRLPGFDLDSLGELGRRVRDLYADGARNPERVRSRVDNSYVDLLSRALAGELGGKVGVAPRIFLRKLVADVLDRVDEFDTFDPRRDYTLTLVGTELSDVERNAVRADEIDLDLS; encoded by the coding sequence GTGAGCGTGGTCAGCGAAGCAAGGCGCCGCGACGTCATCGACGCGCTTCGACGAGGCACCGTGCCCCAAGCGGGACTGGACCTGCTCGCGGTCGGGCTCGACCGGTTCGCCGCCGCGATGGGCGAGGATCTCGACACCGCTGCCCGAGGCGGCGCGGCCTTTCACGCCGTGCGCGGCGAATACGGCTCTGGCAAGACGTTCTTCTCCCGCTGGCTGGCCGAATCCGCTAAACGACGCGGCATGGCCGCGGCCGAGATCCAAATCTCCGAGACCGAGACCCCGCTGCACCGACTCGAAACCGTATACCGCCGGTTGACCGAACGCCTGACCACCGCCGCGCACCGGCCCAGCGCGCTGCGTGCCGTCGTCGACTCCTGGTTCTACACCCTCGAAGAGCAGATTCTCGACGCGGGCGAGATCGATCCCGATGACACGGCAACGCTCGGTGGGGCCGTCGACGCCCTACTGGAACAGCGGCTCGCCGACGTCGCCCGCACCACCCCCGCGTTCGCCGCAGCCCTGCGCGGCTACCGACAGTCCATGGACACCGGCGACACCGTCACCGCCGAAGCGCTCATCGCCTGGCTGGGCGGGCAGAAGTCCGTTGCCGCCTCCGCCCGCCGGGCAGCCGGGGTGCGCGGGGATCTCGACCACTTCGCCGCACTCGGATTCCTGCAGGGCCTGCTCACCGTGCTGCGCGACTGCGGGCATCCCGGACTGCTGCTGGTGCTCGACGAAACCGAGACCCTCCAGCGCGTGCGCGGGGACGTGCGGGAGAAAGGCCTTAACGCGCTGCGGCAGCTGCTCGACGAGATCGACGCCGGACGCTTCCCCGGCCTGTTCCTGATCTTGACCGGCACGCCAGCGTTCTTCGACGGACGACAGGGTGCGCAGCGCCTGCCGCCGCTGGCGCAGCGGCTGGCGACCGACTTCACCACCGACGCCCGCTTCGACTCGCCCCGCGCGGTCCAGCTGCGACTGCCCGGCTTCGACCTGGATTCACTCGGCGAGCTCGGGAGACGCGTCCGCGACCTCTACGCCGACGGGGCACGGAACCCGGAGCGGGTGCGCTCGAGGGTCGACAATTCCTACGTGGACCTTCTTAGTCGGGCGTTGGCCGGTGAACTCGGTGGGAAGGTCGGCGTCGCGCCGCGGATCTTCCTGCGGAAACTCGTCGCCGACGTGCTCGATCGGGTCGATGAGTTCGACACCTTCGACCCTCGCCGCGACTACACCCTCACCCTCGTGGGCACCGAACTATCCGATGTGGAACGCAACGCGGTGCGCGCCGACGAGATCGACCTGGATCTGTCGTGA
- a CDS encoding DEAD/DEAH box helicase, with protein sequence MSTGAPEPWARLHPALTHHIVNTLGWRSLRPLQREAIDPVLDGDDALLLAPTAGGKTEAACFPLLSAMEHHGWSGVSVLYVCPLKALLNNLLHRLEDYTAWLGRRVGIWHGDVTASARKRLLRDPPDILLTTPESLESMLVSTHVDHAALLGDVRAIVVDEVHSFAGDDRGWHLLAVLERITRLTARPIQRVGLSATVGNPEDLQHWLQGSGRGERPGSVVAPGVPIASAAGRPDVPNGTGARGRGRGVGSIEMSARALSDAARATGKDARDTEKATVSSETSAGPASREVPPGEIELDYVGSVANAATIIASLHRGEKRLVFCDSRQLVEELGAALRGRGVTTFLSHASLSLDERRQAEDAFADARDCVIVSTSTLELGIDVGDLDRVIQINAPATVASFLQRLGRTGRRPGISRNCLFLALRTDALLWSAALLRLWGRGFVEPVTAPPAPRHIVAQQLLALCLQNHTIGEHTWPQEWNGLEPFDRTAEPILRHLIDEGFVERDGPMLFIGREAERRFGHRHFMDMTAVFTAPPQITVLEGRREIGHTDPALLTEHVDGPRLLLLGGRSWKVTWIDWKRRRCYVEPAEAGGRARWMTPGVRGTGYELARAAREVLLGADPPVALTQRATSALAGMREKRSSVVTKDATVISRDGDDVRWWTWAGFRTNATLAASLNGLTDEHTRFDDTTIRLRGDLTHEMWRAGIEAAETRLVLPDVNERALEDLKFSEALPHKLATATLAARLADEPNARTVLGERVQFVAEG encoded by the coding sequence GTGAGCACCGGCGCGCCGGAACCGTGGGCACGACTGCATCCTGCACTGACGCACCACATCGTCAACACGCTCGGGTGGCGCAGCCTCCGCCCGCTGCAACGCGAGGCCATCGATCCCGTGCTCGACGGCGACGACGCGCTGCTGCTCGCCCCGACCGCGGGCGGCAAGACCGAGGCCGCGTGCTTTCCGCTGCTGTCGGCGATGGAGCATCACGGTTGGTCGGGTGTGTCCGTGCTGTATGTGTGCCCGCTCAAGGCGCTGTTGAACAATCTCCTGCACCGCCTCGAGGACTACACCGCCTGGCTCGGGCGGCGCGTCGGGATCTGGCACGGCGATGTCACCGCCTCGGCCCGCAAACGCCTGCTGCGCGATCCACCCGACATCCTGCTGACCACCCCGGAATCCCTAGAATCGATGCTGGTCAGCACCCACGTCGACCACGCCGCGCTGTTGGGGGACGTGCGGGCGATCGTCGTCGACGAGGTTCACTCCTTCGCCGGAGACGACCGCGGCTGGCATCTCCTTGCTGTGTTGGAACGCATCACGCGGTTGACCGCACGACCGATCCAGCGGGTGGGCTTGTCGGCGACGGTGGGAAACCCGGAGGACCTACAGCACTGGCTTCAGGGCTCCGGGCGGGGTGAACGTCCGGGATCCGTCGTGGCACCGGGAGTCCCGATCGCCAGCGCGGCTGGCAGGCCGGACGTTCCAAACGGAACTGGTGCTCGCGGTCGTGGTCGAGGCGTCGGCTCCATCGAAATGTCCGCTCGTGCCTTGAGCGATGCGGCACGTGCAACCGGCAAAGATGCGCGCGACACCGAGAAGGCGACAGTCTCCAGTGAAACATCCGCAGGCCCAGCCTCCCGCGAGGTTCCCCCCGGCGAGATCGAGCTTGACTACGTCGGCTCCGTCGCGAACGCCGCCACGATCATCGCCTCCCTGCACCGCGGTGAGAAACGCCTCGTGTTCTGCGACTCCCGGCAACTCGTCGAAGAGCTCGGTGCCGCGCTGCGCGGGCGAGGGGTGACGACGTTCCTCTCCCACGCCTCCCTGTCGCTGGACGAACGCCGCCAGGCCGAGGACGCCTTCGCCGACGCCCGCGACTGCGTCATCGTGTCGACGTCCACATTGGAACTGGGCATCGACGTCGGCGACCTCGACCGAGTCATCCAGATCAATGCACCGGCCACGGTCGCGTCGTTCCTGCAGCGCCTCGGCCGCACCGGACGCCGCCCTGGAATCAGCCGCAATTGCCTGTTCCTCGCACTGCGCACCGACGCGCTGCTGTGGTCTGCAGCCCTGCTGCGATTGTGGGGGCGAGGATTTGTCGAGCCGGTAACGGCGCCGCCCGCGCCGCGCCACATCGTCGCGCAGCAGCTACTGGCGCTGTGCCTGCAGAACCACACGATCGGCGAGCACACCTGGCCTCAGGAATGGAACGGACTCGAACCGTTCGACCGCACCGCCGAACCAATCCTGCGTCATCTCATCGACGAGGGATTCGTCGAACGCGACGGGCCGATGCTGTTCATTGGACGCGAAGCTGAACGTCGCTTCGGCCACCGCCACTTCATGGACATGACCGCGGTGTTCACCGCCCCGCCCCAGATCACCGTCCTGGAAGGCCGCCGCGAGATCGGCCACACCGACCCCGCACTGCTGACCGAACACGTCGACGGCCCCCGCCTGCTGCTGCTGGGCGGCCGCAGCTGGAAAGTCACCTGGATCGACTGGAAACGCCGTCGTTGCTACGTCGAACCGGCCGAAGCCGGCGGACGTGCACGCTGGATGACCCCGGGCGTCAGGGGTACCGGATACGAGTTGGCGCGGGCCGCTCGCGAAGTGCTGCTCGGCGCCGATCCACCGGTGGCGCTGACCCAGCGGGCGACCTCGGCGCTCGCGGGCATGCGGGAGAAGCGGTCGAGTGTCGTGACCAAGGATGCCACCGTGATCAGCCGCGACGGCGATGACGTCCGCTGGTGGACATGGGCGGGCTTCCGCACGAACGCGACCCTAGCAGCGAGCCTGAACGGCCTGACCGACGAGCATACGCGGTTCGACGACACGACGATCCGACTGCGCGGCGATCTGACCCACGAGATGTGGCGAGCCGGAATCGAGGCAGCCGAGACCCGGCTCGTGCTGCCGGATGTGAACGAACGCGCGTTGGAAGACCTGAAATTCAGCGAGGCACTCCCGCATAAACTAGCGACCGCGACGCTGGCCGCGCGGCTGGCCGACGAACCCAACGCCCGCACAGTCCTCGGCGAACGAGTCCAGTTCGTCGCCGAGGGGTGA
- a CDS encoding signal peptidase I, with protein MTTRWQHGNANDDTQDNRGWLLGHFIDPAEGIRSTQDVEVKWANHPAGDKRAEWTADDQRTTLLLMVQGEFRLDLTEGSVTLARQGDYVLWGPGIDHSWEALADSVVITVRWPSFPS; from the coding sequence TTGACCACTCGCTGGCAACACGGAAACGCCAACGATGACACGCAGGACAACCGTGGCTGGTTGCTCGGCCACTTCATTGATCCCGCCGAGGGAATCCGCTCGACCCAAGACGTCGAGGTGAAATGGGCCAACCACCCGGCAGGCGACAAACGCGCCGAGTGGACGGCCGATGACCAGCGCACCACCCTGTTGTTGATGGTCCAGGGAGAATTCCGACTCGACCTCACCGAGGGCAGCGTCACCCTTGCTCGGCAAGGCGACTACGTCTTGTGGGGGCCGGGGATCGATCACTCGTGGGAAGCGCTCGCCGATTCGGTGGTCATCACCGTCCGTTGGCCGTCGTTCCCTTCCTGA